From the Juglans microcarpa x Juglans regia isolate MS1-56 chromosome 3D, Jm3101_v1.0, whole genome shotgun sequence genome, the window AGGTGGTGTGTAGGACTAAGAACACTAGTCAagctagttttctttttttgatccAGTTGATTTGGCATTTGactttttaagattttgaaccTTGACAGAGAACCTGTTATGGATTTAGTTATTTACTATTAAACTAGTCATATGAACTGATCAGTTCCCCTTATTTTGCTGCATGCAGCTCGTGAAATGTCCTTGCAGGAAAATGTGAAGACTAAATTGACCCTGTCTCCTCAAAGCAAGGTGTTGGACGATTAGGCTTTTGTGTCATCTATCCCTTCTTCAGTATGTTTACTTGAGCCTGTGCCGATGAACTTATACAATAGTCAGTTCTGCATATGCTACCATTTTCCTGACAGTATTTCTCTTACAGCTTCTGGGAGTTGACCCAATGATCCTTCAGTACGAGAAATGCTGGCATCTTTGGGAAGTATGAGGTGAGTTTATAGAACTTTACACGATGAAACCTGCATGGGTGACTAAATATacctgtttttgttttcatgtCACCAAGAGTCAACATCTGTTTTACTGtgtaaattttatgtttttttttttcaactcatttaattGTTGTGGTTACTAGGCACAACAAAAGAAGAATGAGAGCAAGCAACCAAACGTGGACAAGTAAAGATGCCATTACACTACTGCTGCTGAATCTGTGACGGCAAGATTAATCTCTGATCCGAATTCTAAGTTTTAGGAGTGAGCGatgccttgtttgtttttaatattaatagtttaccattaataggttttttttttttttttaatcaataagggatgatggttgttttttttattcatggaTTAATGGTTTTAGTTGGTCCACTATCTTATGTGTTAAGACTAATTTCACATCCAACCTATGTGATAAGGCACGGCGAGGTTTTGGCTCTGTTTAGTGTTGGTTTGCCAGTCAATATATGCACAGCGGTTAACCCTGATCAGTCTCCTGTGACTCGTGCTGCCTACTGCGTACTTGAGGTACCAAAGACTGACGTCAAGAGGAATCCCATGCAGTAAAGCACCCACAGAAATATTTGGCTGATTGTCGATGTGCGATGCTGTCGTCTTAATACAGCTAATCATAAACGGCTGATGCAATCTACTATCAAGCTCGCAGGATACTCCAAATGTGCAATCTTCCCCTAATCTTTTGGCCCGGATTAAGTTGCCACTCTAAAATCTGGTTGACTAAACTGCACCAAGAACATTTTGATGCTTATCACCTATtccaataaagaaaatgatgctTTATGAATATTGCTGCAAATCAGATTCAGATTATCTCAATCATCCATTCCGTAGGAAAGAATAATACTCAACTATTAGGGCGGGCCAATTTGCCTATCATGTAATATCAATCATGGTACTCAGAAATGcatctttttcaactttatgTGGATCAATCTGCACCACCAATTTGAATAATTCCATTAGAAAGAAGCTCGGAGCTACCGGCGGGATTCTGGGTGTTGATCCCAGAGCAGATGTACAAATCATCCATGACAACAATTTCTAGTCACCCGTTTTTGGGCGGATTCTAGACTCCGATTTTAGAAACAAATGAGCCATGCCAACAAGGTGTGGGCCTAATTGAGCATTTTGTCAAGGGGCAAGCCACCCCACATGAGGGACATGACTCTCCATGTACATTCTCTTTCTTGCTATTATGATGGATTTTAGTGTTTGtgatctctatctctctctctcttactcaCTCATGTCCAACCACTAATCTTTATCTTCACGATGGTTAGCTAtctgttaattattttatggaacAAGTGTTGGGATGTTACCCCTATCTACTACAGTTTCTCAGACAAATTTGTTGGAAATCTCAACCTTATAGGAGAGTGAAATCTAGAAAGTTATATCTGCTGTGCTGAAAATTATTCTTaggtattaaaagaaataaagataaaacGAAGATGGCAAAAGAACGTGAATGGGCCTAATGGTGATTGGTGGCACATTCATTGACTCGTTTTTACCGAGAagcttttcctttcttttatcttttactCCCTCATCCTCCTTTCTCCTTTGCTTTTACGCAAAGACTTTTGAGGAACACAAAGATATAGAAGTGGAGAGATGTGGGTGTGCGATCCGAGATGGGACCACCGTATGAGATTTTAGCTTGTATACACGTCAAAAATGGTGTTTATTCGATCGAGGAGGTGAATCAATGATGcgcccatttttcttttcttcctgtGTGTCATTGTTTTACTTCCTACTCTTCTGCATACTGTCACTTTCTTTCCCCACCTTACAATGCTTCTTTCCTATTCTCACTATTATAGTCATTAAAAGATGGTTCAAAACCAGCGATAACAGTCATCTTGGTGTGTAGTATTTTTGCCATGAATCTCATAGCTAGTCAATTGCATCACtttctttcaatattttaacttgTTGCTAACACCAACGTATATGATTTATATAGGGTGCATGTcatctttttaaatatctaaattttattaatatactcTCATTTTTTATGGAGCAATAATGCCTATTACATTAAAAGACTTTTGACGTGGCATGCATGTATATCGATCatatccattttaatttttaaagatggGCAATCATAAAACTATGgaaaattatatgatatttaaattcaaatggaCAATCATAAATACAATGGAATCTACATACATTAAGCCAATTCATTTAGAGTTTCCATTTCCCACTTCGGTAAATCCACTGCAAACTACAAGGACAAGCCTAATGATCTACTGAAACCAGGGCAACTTAGTCATTGACATCAGCTATACACATATATCGTTAGATCTAGTATATGGTCAAACTTGTAATATAAACGAATATCGATGTCATTTCAAAGTTCCAATCTTTATATAAGAAGGCTTGAGTACCGCACCCTTAACATCAGACCACCTTTAACCACAATATTCACCATGGCGATGGCATTCAAGATGGTATAATCTCTTGTTtacacttttttctttcattctttttgcCAACGAAAAGTTTTTCATGAGAATATGTTTTAGCTGATAATTTGTTGTTGCTGGGGTATATGATAATGGCAGGCGACGACTGGAATGTGGGTGACTGAGGAGTGCAAGAACTCGTTCATGGAGATGAAATGGAAGAAGGTGCATAGGTTCATAGTGTTCAAGATCGATGAGGGGTCAAGGCTGGTCACCGTCGACAAGGTTGGCGGCCCCGGCGAAGGATATGATGAGCTTGCTGCATCCTTGCCGGACGATGATTGCCGATATGCAGTGTTTGATTTCGACTTTGTCACGGTTGATAACTGCCGGAAGAGCAAGATCTTCTTCATAGCATGGTCCGTCtcctgatttttatttttctatatgatGATCATGCTCTAGATCACAGTACttgttatatatacatatttaagcTAAGTttactttatttctatttttttttaaataaagaaaacataGAGTAAGTATGGAAACGTCGCATGGAATCTTGATTGCTACTTTTGTAAGCAAAATATATGGTGCAACCAACCCACCAGCTAAGCATACTAGTAGGCTATTTTAATCATTGTACTTACTTAAAATTAcgagattaatatatatgataattagTGGAATCCTAGGAATTGTACTGGGCCTATGGCATATGTCAATTATGATACAATTTTTATTGAGGGCGGCTACAAACATAAAGAGATTCTACATATTAGTGTGCCACATCCCCTCCCCTCTCTGCCTTTCCGTGgctgagaaagaaagaaaaaaaggagagagtCAGTGTGCCACATCAATgtgtgaaatctttttgtgtctttaatatttttcatttttattagatGTCTCCTTGCTTTAGGTAATTTCCCATTGTTAGGCCTTTTATTGTGTACTATAAagtagatatatacatatatgaagtGAGTCTTATAATAACCATTGAGCATTTACTCTTGTCCAAAAAACCGACACAAGCGACTGTAAATGTTGTAGTAAAATGCTCAATAATGTTCTAAGTCTTTTCATATATGTCTATCTCTACTTGAGACCCTTAAAGTTCggtcaaaaaattaaattgacatTTTTTTGCTAAAATATCTCGTCCCCAACCAATGAAAATAACAATGAACccaattattaattttctttattattatcatttttgcaTGTATAAAAGGCTGCAATAGTATATACAACCACTGGATTTGAATGAAACGATTTGCATTAGACGAAATTGCTAAATGaatcatgactttttttttgggggggtgtTTTTAGGTCACCAACAGCATCAAGAATAAGAGCAAAAATGCTGTATGCAACCTCCAAAGATGGGCTGAGGAGAGTGCTGGAAGGCATCCACTATGAAGTCCAAGCAACCGACCCAACCGAGATGGGGTTTGATGTCATCAAGGACAGGGCCAAATAGATCGTGCAATTAGATTATGCCCAAACTTTTGTGTCATCTTtgcttttttatatatttaataactCCAACCATATGATcatgagctttttttttcttcttgttactTTCTCGATAATTGGCACTAATGTAACCTGATCCTctaatttgtaataataattattatgtcTTCGtgtgttattatttaatgacAAAAGGACTTTTGATGTCATCCcttttataattcaaaaggtAAAAAAGGCTAATCAACGAGACATTTGAATGCTAAATGGGCCTCATGCATTGGCTTTTACTGCCACTAGTAGGATTCCTTTGTCAAAACAGTCACGATTGTGATGGGACAAATGAGCtgataattaaataaagaaatttactgtatatcaattattatttatttttacgtttcatattttatatatttttttttttttataaaatatgagatattttttatgaagtgTGAAGTGTAGAGTAATAAATAAtcagaaaaattattcttaccCAAAATGTCTAACTTTGACTTAGTCAAACA encodes:
- the LOC121254254 gene encoding actin-depolymerizing factor 5-like; the protein is MSFQSSNLYIRRLEYRTLNIRPPLTTIFTMAMAFKMATTGMWVTEECKNSFMEMKWKKVHRFIVFKIDEGSRLVTVDKVGGPGEGYDELAASLPDDDCRYAVFDFDFVTVDNCRKSKIFFIAWSPTASRIRAKMLYATSKDGLRRVLEGIHYEVQATDPTEMGFDVIKDRAK